A genomic segment from Glycine soja cultivar W05 chromosome 18, ASM419377v2, whole genome shotgun sequence encodes:
- the LOC114396435 gene encoding nematode resistance protein-like HSPRO2, producing the protein MLPNPTFPSTPQFPLSFKLHMPQLFSFISYKYPSFFPLPSSIHSTQQKHQFSTLSLKKNNQTKKSIILFYFSTKMVDLHWKSKMPSSKTPKLSLSDNKSLPSLQLPFRTTDISPAAPSVCAAYDYYLRLPQLRKLWNSTDFPNWNNEPILKPILQALEITFRFLSIVLSDPRPYSNHREWTRRIESLITHQIEIIAILCEDEEQNSDTRGTAPTADLSSSNSSVSRSYSEASLLPRLATWYKSRDVAQRILLSVECQMRRCSYTLGLGEPNLAGKPSLLYDLVCKPNEIHALKTTPYDERVENHENHAVHATHQIAESWIHASRKVLERIADAVLSRTFQKAAEDCYAVERIWKLLAEVEDLHLMMDPDDFLRLKNQLSVKSSSGETASFCFRSNELVELTKMCRDLRHKVPEILEVEVDPKGGPRIQEAAMKLYVSKSEFEKVHLLQAMQAIEAAMKRFFYAYKQVLAVVMGSSEANGNRVGLSCDSADSLTQIFLEPTYFPSLDAAKTFLGYLWDNNDNNKWI; encoded by the coding sequence ATGCTCCCCAACCCAACATTCCCATCCACTCCTCAATTTCCTCTTTCTTTCAAACTTCACATGCCACAACTCTTCTCCTTCATCTCATATAAATACCCTTCCTTCTTCCCTCTTCCCTCTTCAATTCATTCCACACAACAAAAACACCAATTCTCCACCCTCTCATTGAAAAAAaacaaccaaacaaaaaaatcaatcattttattttatttttctacgaAAATGGTTGATTTACATTGGAAATCAAAGATGCCTAGTTCCAAAACACCAAAACTCTCTCTCTCCGACAACAAGTCCTTACCCTCTTTGCAACTACCCTTCCGCACCACAGATATCTCTCCCGCCGCTCCTTCCGTTTGCGCCGCTTACGACTACTATCTCCGTCTTCCTCAACTCAGAAAGCTTTGGAACTCCACTGATTTTCCTAATTGGAACAACGAACCGATTCTAAAACCAATTTTGCAAGCTCTCGAAATCACGTTCCGCTTTCTTTCCATTGTTCTCTCCGATCCCAGACCTTACTCCAACCACAGAGAATGGACTCGCCGGATAGAGTCTCTCATCACGCATCAAATTGAAATCATTGCCATACTTTGTGAAGATGAGGAACAAAATTCCGACACACGTGGCACTGCACCAACCGCTGATCTCAGCAGCAGCAATAGCAGCGTGAGCAGAAGCTACAGCGAGGCGAGCCTGCTTCCTCGGCTTGCCACGTGGTACAAATCCAGGGACGTGGCGCAGAGGATCCTTCTCTCCGTGGAATGCCAAATGAGGAGGTGCTCCTACACGCTTGGTTTGGGCGAGCCGAACCTAGCGGGGAAGCCGAGCCTGCTCTACGACCTCGTGTGCAAGCCGAATGAGATCCACGCACTGAAGACGACGCCGTACGACGAGCGCGTGGAGAACCATGAGAACCACGCGGTGCACGCCACGCACCAGATCGCGGAGTCGTGGATTCACGCGTCGCGGAAGGTTCTGGAGAGAATCGCGGACGCGGTGCTCTCCAGAACCTTCCAGAAAGCAGCAGAGGACTGCTACGCCGTGGAGAGGATCTGGAAGCTTCTCGCGGAGGTGGAGGACCTCCACCTGATGATGGATCCGGACGATTTCTTGAGGCTAAAGAATCAACTCTCGGTGAAATCCTCGAGCGGCGAAACGGCATCGTTCTGCTTCAGATCGAATGAGTTAGTGGAACTGACGAAGATGTGCAGAGATCTGAGGCACAAGGTGCCGGAGATATTGGAGGTGGAGGTGGATCCGAAGGGAGGACCGAGGATTCAAGAGGCGGCGATGAAGCTCTACGTTTCGAAGAGCGAGTTCGAGAAGGTTCACTTGTTGCAGGCGATGCAGGCGATTGAGGCGGCGATGAAGAGATTCTTCTACGCGTATAAGCAGGTGTTGGCGGTGGTGATGGGAAGCTCAGAGGCTAACGGTAACCGAGTTGGGTTGAGTTGCGACTCGGCTGACTCGTTGACTCAGATTTTCCTTGAACCGACGTATTTTCCAAGCTTGGATGCCGCCAAGACTTTTCTTGGATACCTGTGGGATAATAACGATAATAACAAATGGATatga
- the LOC114394474 gene encoding probable aquaporin PIP-type 7a, whose translation MFHWEPTNSQRGNQLELRFRAKTMVTVMVMQVLAATFILVYTVFSATDAKCNARDSHVPILAPLPIGFAVFLVHLATIPITGTGINPARSLGAAIIFNKDLGWDDHWIFWVGPFVGAALAALYHQVVIRAIPFK comes from the exons ATGTTTCATTGGGAGCCAACAAATTCTCAGAGAGGCAACCAATTGGAACTGCGGTTCAGAGCCAAGACGATGGTAACCGTCATGGTTATGCAGGTGTTGGCTGCCACCTTTATTCTTGTCTACACCGTTTTCTCAGCCACCGATGCCAAGTGTAACGCTAGAGACTCACACGTCCCT ATTTTGGCACCCTTGCCAATTGGGTTCGCTGTGTTCTTGGTGCACTTGGCCACAATCCCAATCACTGGAACTGGTATTAACCCTGCACGTAGTCTCGGTGCTGCCATCATCTTCAACAAAGACCTTGGCTGGGATGATCAC TggattttctgggttggacctttCGTTGGTGCAGCTCTTGCGGCACTTTACCACCAAGTTGTAATCAGAGCCATTCCCTTCAAATAA
- the LOC114397611 gene encoding eukaryotic translation initiation factor 3 subunit F-like — MAASDRTVLQFSSSSSSSSQSLSAKVHPLVIFNICDCYVRRPDQADRVIGTLLGSVLPDGTVDIRNSYAVPHNESIEQVALDIEYHHNMLISHQKVNPKEIIVGWYSTGLGVTGGSALIHEFYSREVPNPIHLTVDTGFTNGAGTIKAYVSNNLSLGERQIAAQFQEIPLDLRMVEAERIGFDMLKATAVDKIPSDLEGMEASMQHLLVLIDDIYKYVDDVVEGRVAPDNKIGRFISEAVGSLPKLSPSVFDKLVNDSLQDHLLLLYLSSITRTQLSLAEKLNTAAQIL, encoded by the exons ATGGCGGCGAGCGATCGCACAGTGTTGCAATtctcttcatcatcttcttcttcttcgcagAGCTTGTCCGCGAAGGTCCACCCTCTGGTCATCTTCAACATCTGCGATTGCTATGTTCGGCGCCCTGACCAAGCCGACCGCGTCATCGGAACCCTACTCGGCTCCGTCCTTCCCGACGGAACCGTCGATATCCGAAATTCCTATGCTGTTCCTCACAACGAGTCTATCGAACAG GTTGCATTGGATATAGAGTACCACCACAATATGTTAATATCCCACCAAAAAGTGAATCCAAAGGAAATCATAGTAGGATG GTATTCAACCGGTCTTGGAGTAACTGGTGGTAGTGCATTAATCCACGAGTTTTATTCTCGAGAAGTGCCCAATCCCATACACTTGACTGTTGATACAGGATTTACAAATGGAGCGGGTACGATTAAAGCATACGTGTCTAACAATTTATCTCTTGGAGAACGTCAAATTGCTGCACAGTTTCAAGAAATTCCATTAGATCTTCGTATGGTGGAAGCTGAGCGAATTGGAT TTGATATGCTGAAGGCAACTGCAGTTGACAAAATTCCCTCAGATTTAGAAGGGATGGAAGCATCAATGCAACATCTGCTAGTCTTGATTGATGACATCTACAAATATGTTGACGATGTTGTG GAAGGACGAGTGGCACCAGACAACAAAATCGGGAGATTTATATCAGAAGCTGTAGGTTCCCTTCCCAAATTGTCCCCATCAGTTTTTGATAAGCTTGTGAATGACAGTTTGCAG GATCACTTGCTTTTGCTGTATTTATCTAGTATCACAAGAACGCAGCTTAGCTTGGCTGAAAAATTGAACACAGCTGCTCAGATTCTGTGA
- the LOC114394665 gene encoding WUSCHEL-related homeobox 5-like isoform X2 produces MEEGMSEFCIRGGNSGSATGTKCGRWNPTTEQVKVLTDLFSSGLRTPSTDQIQKISNQLSFYGKIESKNVFYWFQNHKARERQKRRKVDNDVIRSENSISINSFTQNFTQLYQVSEPERVMETLQLFPLNSFGESESKNMRVHASDQCRDNTMFSYTVGEQMDHPPLDLRLSFM; encoded by the exons ATGGAAGAGGGCATGTCAGAGTTTTGTATTAGAGGTGGTAACAGTGGCAGTGCCACTGGCACCAAGTGTGGGCGATGGAATCCCACTACTGAACAGGTTAAGGTTCTGACTGATCTTTTCAGTTCTGGACTCCGCACCCCTAGCACTGATCAGATTCAAAAGATCTCTAATCAGCTTAGTTTTTATGGTAAGATTGAGAGCAAGAACGTGTTCTATTGGTTTCAGAACCATAAGGCTAGGGAGAGACAAAAGCGTCGCAAGGTTGATAACGATGTGATTCGTAGTGAAAACTCTATCTCCATCAATTCTTTTACACAAA ATTTTACTCAGCTATATCAGGTTTCTGAGCCCGAGAGGGTGATGGAGACTCTTCAGCTCTTCCCCTTGAACTCCTTTGGTGAATCAGAATCAAAGAATATGAGGGTCCATGCAAGTGATCAATGCAGGGATAACACTATGTTTTCATACACAGTTGGGGAACAAATGGATCATCCACCATTAGATCTTCGCTTGAGTTTTATGTGA
- the LOC114394665 gene encoding WUSCHEL-related homeobox 5-like isoform X1: MEEGMSEFCIRGGNSGSATGTKCGRWNPTTEQVKVLTDLFSSGLRTPSTDQIQKISNQLSFYGKIESKNVFYWFQNHKARERQKRRKVDNDVIRSENSISINSFTQTDFTQLYQVSEPERVMETLQLFPLNSFGESESKNMRVHASDQCRDNTMFSYTVGEQMDHPPLDLRLSFM; the protein is encoded by the exons ATGGAAGAGGGCATGTCAGAGTTTTGTATTAGAGGTGGTAACAGTGGCAGTGCCACTGGCACCAAGTGTGGGCGATGGAATCCCACTACTGAACAGGTTAAGGTTCTGACTGATCTTTTCAGTTCTGGACTCCGCACCCCTAGCACTGATCAGATTCAAAAGATCTCTAATCAGCTTAGTTTTTATGGTAAGATTGAGAGCAAGAACGTGTTCTATTGGTTTCAGAACCATAAGGCTAGGGAGAGACAAAAGCGTCGCAAGGTTGATAACGATGTGATTCGTAGTGAAAACTCTATCTCCATCAATTCTTTTACACAAA CAGATTTTACTCAGCTATATCAGGTTTCTGAGCCCGAGAGGGTGATGGAGACTCTTCAGCTCTTCCCCTTGAACTCCTTTGGTGAATCAGAATCAAAGAATATGAGGGTCCATGCAAGTGATCAATGCAGGGATAACACTATGTTTTCATACACAGTTGGGGAACAAATGGATCATCCACCATTAGATCTTCGCTTGAGTTTTATGTGA